The Candidatus Denitrolinea symbiosum DNA window CGGACGCGGTTGGGGCCGAAGCCGAGCGATCTTCCGCCGCCGATGCCGGTCAACTGGCGGACGATTTCGCGCATCCGGTCGGTCGGGACGACGGGGCCGGCCATCCGTAAAATGTACGAGATGAGGCGGCCGATCGCCTCGGAGACCGCGGCCGTCTCCGAGCCGGCTTTGGCGGTGTTGATGAAGGCCTCGAAGGGCTGCTCGCCGCCGTTTTCGTTGATCGTGATGAAGGCCTTTCCAACCGGCGTGTCCACGTTGAACGTTCGGCCGGTCAGCGCGCGCGGACGCGGCTTCTTCGTCTCGTGCCAGATCGTTTCCGAGGGGGAAGCCGCCGACGAAGCGGAGGCCGGCGCGGGGTCGGCGGGAGGCGGGGTTTTTTTGTCCGCAGTGGCTTTGGTCTCCAGCACAACTTTCTCGCGCGAGCCGGTCACATAGACGGTGATCCCTTTGCAGCCCAGTTCCCAGGCCAGCATGTAGGCGTTGGCTACGTCGTGTTCGGTGGCGGTTTCGGGGAAGTTCACGGTTTTGCTTAGGCTGTTGTCAACGAACGCTTGCAGCGCGGCCTGCATCCGCACGTGTTCCTCGGCGGTGATGTCGGCGGAGACGACGAAGGTGTCGCGCGCCGCCTGGGGCAGTTCGGCGACATGCTGGCACGAGCCTTCGCTCATCACGTGTTCCACGATCTCCTGGCGCTTCTCTTCGCCGAGGCCGAGTTCTTTCAACGCCTCGTCGAAGCGCGGGCTGGCGTAGGTGAGCTTCAGGTCTTTGCCGTTGTCGTTGACGTGGCGGATGTAAGCCAGCGCGAAGACGGGCTCGCAGCCGTAGCCTTCGCAGCCCGCGACGGTGGCGATGGTTCCCGTCGGGGCGACGGTGGTCTGCGCGGCGTTGCGGATGCCGTGCCTGCGGATGCCGCTCACGACCGCGTCCCACTCGACGTTGGGGCGGCCCCAGTTATGCTGGTACGCGTCCAGCGGCTGAGGCGGGGTCCACTTCAGGTCGTCGGGGTCGTAGATGGAGCCTTCGATGGCGGGGAAGGGGCCGCGCGTTTCGGCCAGTTCGACGCTGGTCTTCATGGCGTGGTAGCGGATGAACTCCATCACCTGCGCGCCGAATTCCTGTCCCTCTTTCGAGCCGTAGCGCACGCCGACGTGGTACATCAGGTCCGCGAGGCCCATGATGCCGAGTCCGATGCGGCGGGCGCGGAGCGCGGCCTCCCTGAGCTGCGGCACGGCCGGGACGTACGCGTTGGCCTCCACCACGTCGTCGAGGAAGCGCGTGGCAGTGACGACAGATTGGCGCAGGGTCTCCCAGTCCACTTTGCCGCCCGGCGCGCAGTGTTCGTTCAGGTTGACCGAGCCGAGGCAGCAGTTTTCATACGGTCCCAGCCATTGCTCACCGCACGGGTTCGTCGCTTCGAGCGGGTACAGATGCGGGACGGGGTTGCCGCGGTTGGCCGCGTCCAGGAACAGGACGCCCGGCTCGCCGTTGTGGTGCGCCTGCTTCACGATCTTGTCGAAGATGTCGCGCGCCCGCGTTTTGCCGTACGAGCGGATCTTCAAACCGTCTTTCTCTGCCTGCTCCAATGTGCCGCTCCAGCCGCGATATTCCTTTTGGGAAATGTCGGGGAAGCGCAGTTCCCATTCCGCGTCGTCTTTCACGGCTTGCATGAACGCGTCGGTGATGCCGACAGAGATGTTGAAGTTGGTGATGTGATTCTCGTTGGTCTTCGAGGCGATGAATTCCTCCACGTCGGGATGGTCCACGCGCAGGACGGCCATGTTGGCGCCGCGCCGCGTCCCGCCCTGGGCAATCTCGCCGAAGGCGTGGTCGTAGACGCGTAAAAACCCGACGGGACCGGTGGCCTGCCCCGCGGAGGATTTGACGAGTCCGCCTTTGGGGCGCAGGCGTGAGAACGAGAATCCGTTCCCGCCGCCCGTCTGTTGGATCAGCGCCGCGTCGCGCAGGGTTTGGAAAATGCCCGCGCTGTCGCGCCCCATGTCGTCGGAGATGGGAAGCACGAAGCAGGCCGCCAGTTGTCCCAGCGGCGTGCCAGCGCCGGTGAAGGTCGGCGAATTGGGGAAGAATTTTTTGCTGGTTAGCAAATGGTAAAACTCGAC harbors:
- a CDS encoding ribonucleoside-diphosphate reductase, adenosylcobalamin-dependent, producing the protein MTAQVAPSAKHGLLPTPAMPKGLPKVELTDNARQVLVKRYVRRGDDGKPAETVEEMFWRVAWHIAKIEEAWDGEVSKHAVEFYHLLTSKKFFPNSPTFTGAGTPLGQLAACFVLPISDDMGRDSAGIFQTLRDAALIQQTGGGNGFSFSRLRPKGGLVKSSAGQATGPVGFLRVYDHAFGEIAQGGTRRGANMAVLRVDHPDVEEFIASKTNENHITNFNISVGITDAFMQAVKDDAEWELRFPDISQKEYRGWSGTLEQAEKDGLKIRSYGKTRARDIFDKIVKQAHHNGEPGVLFLDAANRGNPVPHLYPLEATNPCGEQWLGPYENCCLGSVNLNEHCAPGGKVDWETLRQSVVTATRFLDDVVEANAYVPAVPQLREAALRARRIGLGIMGLADLMYHVGVRYGSKEGQEFGAQVMEFIRYHAMKTSVELAETRGPFPAIEGSIYDPDDLKWTPPQPLDAYQHNWGRPNVEWDAVVSGIRRHGIRNAAQTTVAPTGTIATVAGCEGYGCEPVFALAYIRHVNDNGKDLKLTYASPRFDEALKELGLGEEKRQEIVEHVMSEGSCQHVAELPQAARDTFVVSADITAEEHVRMQAALQAFVDNSLSKTVNFPETATEHDVANAYMLAWELGCKGITVYVTGSREKVVLETKATADKKTPPPADPAPASASSAASPSETIWHETKKPRPRALTGRTFNVDTPVGKAFITINENGGEQPFEAFINTAKAGSETAAVSEAIGRLISYILRMAGPVVPTDRMREIVRQLTGIGGGRSLGFGPNRVRSLPDGIGQALEHYLREKDGVHPVLVDDKSNGKNSERASLEQEAAENVPMRIGDLCPECGEAAVVNEEGCRKCYACGYSEC